One Lytechinus variegatus isolate NC3 chromosome 11, Lvar_3.0, whole genome shotgun sequence DNA segment encodes these proteins:
- the LOC121424526 gene encoding uncharacterized protein LOC121424526: MSGKRKSSKNNSGDNEETNENYLLSLIKNELGKLSNSLNAKLTVLEQSIDSIREGQSSIVNSLSFLNEKFEEMKLKAEKIEKENRELKEQNICLQKRFSELTFQLNELDQYHRRVNLEVAGVPERQGEVPERIVLNIAKHISPELAASDFDVVHRLGSKRQADNKARPIIVRFTTRRARNIMYDGRRKLKTLSTKDLGYNSDGKIYLNENLIASTKELMKDINKARRDAGYKFLWTQNGRIYVRKDEKCQPIIIHSREDFSKL; the protein is encoded by the coding sequence ATGTCTGGGAAGAGAAAGTCGTCGAAAAACAACTCTGGTGATAATGAAGAGACGAATGAAAACTATCTTCTATCACTGATCAAGAATGAGCTAGGGAAACTTtccaattccttgaatgctaagTTGACCGTCTTGGAGCAGTCAATCGACAGTATACGAGAGGGACAAAGTAGCATTGTCAACTCGCTGTCGTTCCTCAACGAGAAATTTGAGGAAATGAAGTTGAAGGCCGAGAAGATagaaaaggaaaacagagaactGAAGGAACAAAACATCTGTCTTCAGAAGAGATTCAGTGAGTTGACCTTCCAGCTTAACGAACTTGACCAGTACCACAGAAGAGTCAACTTGGAGGTGGCAGGTGTACCAGAACGACAGGGCGAGGTTCCTGAAAGGATCGTACTTAATATCGCGAAACACATCAGCCCTGAGCTTGCAGCATCCGACTTCGATGTGGTTCATCGGCTGGGTTCCAAACGCCAAGCTGATAACAAAGCCCGCCCAATCATCGTGCGATTCACCACAAGACGAGCTCGGAACATCATGTATGATGGGAGAAGGAAGCTGAAGACTCTCTCCACAAAGGATCTTGGATACAACAGCGATGGCAAGATCTACCTCAATGAAAACCTGATCGCTTCCACTAAGGAGCTAATGAAAGATATCAACAAGGCCCGCCGAGATGCCGGATACAAGTTCCTGTGGACCCAGAATGGCCGAATCTATGTAAGGAAGGATGAGAAGTGTcaacccatcatcattcattccagAGAGGACTTTTCTAAGCTGTAG